A portion of the Mesobacillus sp. AQ2 genome contains these proteins:
- a CDS encoding putative DNA-binding protein yields the protein MLEKTNRMNYLYDFYQALLTPKQSSYMALYYLDDYSLGEIAEEYDVSRQAVYDNIKRTEAMLEEYEEKLLLFEKFQKRNELISKMKQLMGDGENSGDLAEMIAELEKLD from the coding sequence ATGCTTGAGAAAACGAACCGAATGAATTATTTGTATGATTTTTATCAGGCATTGCTGACTCCAAAACAAAGCAGTTATATGGCTCTATATTATCTTGATGATTACTCTCTTGGGGAAATTGCTGAAGAGTATGATGTTAGCCGGCAGGCAGTATACGACAACATCAAACGTACTGAAGCGATGCTCGAGGAGTACGAAGAGAAGTTATTGTTGTTCGAAAAATTCCAGAAGCGAAATGAGCTGATTTCAAAAATGAAACAGCTAATGGGGGATGGCGAGAACAGCGGTGATCTAGCTGAAATGATAGCCGAGCTTGAGAAATTAGACTAG
- the lepB gene encoding signal peptidase I codes for MAEKKKNELWEWTKALLIAVVLAAVIRYFLFAPIVVDGLSMMPTLHDQDRMIVNKLSYKVGEPERFDIIVFHAPENKDYIKRVIGLPGDKIEYKNDTLYVNGKAYEEPYLEEYKKQVIDGPLTDPFTLEEKIGSETVPEGHLFVMGDNRRFSKDSRHIGTVPFEKVLGKTNVIYWPVEDIRTID; via the coding sequence ATGGCCGAAAAAAAGAAGAATGAACTATGGGAATGGACGAAGGCACTGCTGATTGCTGTCGTGCTCGCAGCTGTGATCCGATACTTTTTATTTGCCCCAATCGTAGTGGACGGATTATCGATGATGCCGACTCTCCATGACCAGGACAGGATGATCGTAAATAAGCTGAGCTATAAAGTAGGCGAGCCTGAAAGATTCGATATCATTGTCTTTCATGCCCCAGAGAATAAAGATTACATAAAAAGGGTCATCGGCCTTCCAGGCGATAAAATAGAATACAAAAATGACACGCTGTATGTGAATGGCAAAGCATACGAAGAACCATACTTGGAAGAATATAAAAAACAGGTTATTGATGGGCCGCTGACAGACCCATTTACGCTGGAAGAGAAGATTGGCAGTGAAACAGTCCCTGAAGGCCATCTTTTCGTCATGGGCGATAACCGCCGTTTCAGCAAGGACAGCCGTCACATAGGTACTGTTCCATTCGAAAAGGTACTGGGAAAAACAAACGTCATTTACTGGCCGGTTGAGGATATCCGCACAATAGACTAG
- a CDS encoding ribonuclease HII: MEKWTIGEIDQLLFSKDKVDMEYIEELKKDNRKGVQKLIMKWEKQEAQKELAHSQFVEMTSFERKYRSQGFRFIAGIDEAGRGPLAGPVVAGAVILSEDFYLPGLNDSKKLTEAKREEYFEIINDQALAVGIGIIEAAEIDEINILQASKKAMLHAAAQLEINPDFLLIDAVKLETPYPFEALIKGDARSVSIAAASVIAKVTRDRLMKDLGLRFPQYGFQANMGYGTAEHLNALREHGVTEHHRKTFAPVRERIQ; this comes from the coding sequence ATGGAAAAATGGACAATTGGCGAAATTGATCAGCTGCTATTCAGTAAAGATAAAGTGGACATGGAGTACATTGAGGAATTAAAAAAAGACAACCGCAAAGGTGTTCAAAAACTCATCATGAAGTGGGAAAAGCAAGAAGCGCAAAAAGAGCTGGCCCACAGTCAGTTTGTTGAGATGACTTCCTTTGAAAGGAAGTATCGGTCCCAGGGTTTCAGGTTCATTGCCGGTATTGACGAAGCTGGCCGAGGACCGCTTGCTGGGCCAGTTGTAGCAGGGGCAGTCATCTTGTCAGAGGATTTTTACCTTCCGGGTCTCAATGATTCTAAGAAACTGACAGAAGCGAAAAGGGAAGAATATTTTGAAATCATTAATGACCAAGCCCTTGCTGTCGGAATCGGAATCATCGAAGCTGCCGAAATAGATGAAATCAATATTCTTCAGGCCAGTAAAAAAGCGATGCTCCATGCGGCAGCACAATTGGAAATCAATCCTGATTTTCTTTTGATTGATGCAGTCAAGCTGGAGACACCTTATCCCTTTGAAGCATTAATCAAGGGGGATGCCAGAAGCGTTTCCATAGCCGCGGCTTCGGTCATTGCAAAAGTAACACGGGACAGGCTGATGAAGGATCTGGGTCTCAGATTCCCGCAATATGGCTTTCAGGCAAATATGGGTTATGGAACTGCTGAGCATTTGAATGCCCTGAGAGAACACGGTGTTACAGAACATCACCGCAAGACCTTCGCTCCAGTAAGAGAGCGTATTCAGTAG
- the rpsP gene encoding 30S ribosomal protein S16 has translation MAVKIRLKRMGAKKSPFYRIVVADSRSPRDGRFIESVGTYNPVAQPAVVELNEELVLKWLNDGAKPSDTVRNLFSKQGIMEKFHNAKLSK, from the coding sequence ATGGCAGTAAAAATTCGTTTAAAACGTATGGGAGCTAAAAAATCTCCTTTCTATCGTATTGTAGTAGCTGATTCCCGTTCACCACGTGACGGCCGTTTCATCGAGTCTGTAGGAACTTACAACCCAGTTGCTCAACCAGCAGTGGTTGAACTTAACGAAGAGTTGGTTCTTAAGTGGTTGAACGACGGAGCTAAACCATCTGATACAGTGCGTAACTTGTTCTCTAAGCAAGGTATCATGGAAAAATTCCACAACGCAAAGCTTAGCAAGTAA
- a CDS encoding YlqD family protein, with amino-acid sequence MKVLQTIIVKQVLTEESKGKIHQKYHSRKLQLQKECDQLRFELKKLEKSKKFSPETLKKHFEQEIKVHKEKIKLLDFQIEQLHILPLGSEIKETELQGIVDVNIGDQWDEFLSGKTIIVKDGIVTEIRER; translated from the coding sequence TTGAAGGTACTGCAAACGATCATTGTCAAACAGGTACTTACGGAAGAAAGCAAGGGAAAAATCCACCAAAAATACCACTCCAGAAAGCTTCAGCTGCAGAAAGAATGCGATCAACTGAGATTTGAACTGAAGAAGCTAGAAAAGTCTAAAAAGTTTTCACCTGAAACATTGAAAAAGCATTTTGAACAAGAAATAAAAGTCCATAAAGAAAAAATCAAGCTCCTGGATTTTCAAATAGAACAACTACATATTCTTCCGCTTGGGAGTGAAATTAAAGAAACAGAGCTTCAAGGGATTGTTGATGTGAATATAGGCGACCAGTGGGATGAGTTTCTTTCAGGTAAGACGATAATTGTAAAAGATGGCATCGTGACCGAAATACGCGAGAGGTGA
- the ftsY gene encoding signal recognition particle-docking protein FtsY: MSFFKKLKEKFTTQTEGVTEKFRDGLTKTRDNFSNKVNDLVSRYRKVDEDFFEELEEILIQADVGFETVMELVEELKKEVKRRNIQDTKEVQAVISEKLVEIYENGSEDESFDLNIQEDGLTVILFVGVNGVGKTTTIGKLAHKFKNEGKNVLLAAGDTFRAGAIEQLEVWGERVGVDVIKQAEGSDPAAVMYDAVQSAKSRKADILICDTAGRLQNKVNLMKELEKVKRVIEREVPGAPHEVLLVLDATTGQNALIQAKTFKEATDVSGIVLTKLDGTAKGGIVLAIRNELNIPVKFVGLGEKMDDLQEFDPERYVYGLFADLVEEEEIADES, encoded by the coding sequence GTGAGTTTTTTCAAGAAATTAAAAGAAAAATTTACGACACAGACTGAGGGTGTCACAGAGAAATTCAGAGATGGCTTGACGAAAACGAGAGATAATTTTTCCAATAAAGTGAATGACCTGGTATCCCGTTATCGTAAAGTCGATGAGGATTTTTTTGAGGAACTTGAAGAAATCCTCATCCAGGCGGATGTTGGATTCGAAACGGTGATGGAATTAGTCGAGGAACTGAAGAAAGAAGTGAAGCGACGCAACATCCAGGACACGAAAGAAGTCCAGGCTGTCATTTCCGAGAAACTTGTTGAAATTTATGAAAACGGATCTGAAGACGAATCGTTCGACCTGAACATCCAGGAGGATGGATTGACTGTCATCTTGTTCGTAGGAGTCAATGGAGTCGGCAAAACCACGACCATCGGCAAGCTGGCCCATAAATTCAAGAATGAAGGAAAGAATGTCCTGCTTGCTGCAGGGGATACATTCCGTGCAGGAGCAATCGAGCAGCTTGAGGTCTGGGGAGAGCGTGTCGGGGTGGATGTCATCAAGCAGGCAGAAGGTTCCGACCCTGCGGCTGTCATGTATGATGCTGTCCAGTCTGCGAAATCCCGTAAAGCAGATATCCTGATTTGTGATACTGCAGGGCGTCTTCAAAACAAGGTCAATCTCATGAAAGAGCTTGAAAAGGTGAAGCGTGTCATCGAACGAGAAGTGCCGGGCGCTCCTCATGAGGTATTGCTTGTGCTGGATGCCACTACCGGGCAGAATGCCCTGATCCAGGCCAAGACGTTCAAGGAAGCGACAGATGTCAGCGGTATCGTTCTTACCAAGCTTGACGGTACTGCCAAGGGTGGTATCGTCCTGGCTATTCGCAATGAACTGAATATCCCGGTGAAATTTGTCGGTCTTGGAGAAAAGATGGATGACCTTCAGGAATTCGATCCTGAAAGATATGTATATGGTCTGTTTGCTGACCTCGTCGAAGAAGAGGAAATAGCGGATGAATCTTGA
- the sucC gene encoding ADP-forming succinate--CoA ligase subunit beta, with translation MNVHEYQGKEILRKYGVKVPNGKVAFTVDEAVEAAKELGSSVVVVKAQIHAGGRGKAGGVKVAKNLDEVRTYASEILGKTLVTHQTGPEGKEVKRLLIEEGCDIKKEYYVGLVLDRATSRVVLMASEEGGTEIEEVAEATPEKIFKEEIDPVLGLMPYQARRIAFNINIPKELVNQAVKFMMGLYTAYIEKDCSIAEINPLVVTGDGQVMALDAKLNFDANALYRQKDILEYRDLEEEDPKEIEASKYDLSYISLDGNIGCMVNGAGLAMATMDIVKHYGGDPANFLDVGGGATAEKVTEAFKIILSDPNVKGIFVNIFGGIMKCDVIATGVVEAAKQVGLEVPLVVRLEGTNVDLGKQILNESGLNIIAAESMADGAEKIVSLVK, from the coding sequence ATGAATGTCCATGAGTATCAAGGAAAAGAAATCCTCAGAAAATATGGGGTAAAAGTACCTAATGGGAAAGTTGCTTTTACAGTCGATGAAGCTGTTGAAGCTGCTAAAGAGCTTGGCTCGTCAGTAGTAGTCGTGAAAGCTCAGATCCATGCCGGCGGAAGGGGTAAAGCTGGCGGTGTCAAGGTTGCGAAAAACCTTGATGAAGTGCGTACATATGCATCTGAAATCCTTGGGAAGACCCTGGTTACTCACCAGACTGGTCCAGAAGGCAAGGAAGTAAAACGTCTGCTGATTGAAGAAGGCTGTGACATCAAGAAGGAGTACTACGTAGGTCTGGTACTTGACCGCGCGACTTCACGTGTTGTCCTGATGGCTTCAGAAGAGGGCGGAACTGAAATCGAAGAGGTTGCAGAAGCGACTCCTGAAAAAATCTTCAAAGAGGAAATCGATCCTGTACTAGGCTTGATGCCATACCAGGCTCGCCGAATCGCTTTCAATATCAACATCCCTAAAGAGCTTGTCAATCAGGCTGTTAAGTTCATGATGGGCTTATATACTGCATATATCGAAAAAGATTGCTCAATTGCTGAAATCAACCCGCTTGTTGTTACAGGTGACGGACAGGTAATGGCTCTTGATGCTAAATTAAACTTCGATGCGAATGCTCTATATCGCCAGAAGGACATCCTTGAGTACCGCGACCTGGAAGAAGAGGATCCAAAAGAAATCGAAGCATCCAAGTATGATTTGAGCTATATTTCTTTGGATGGCAACATCGGCTGCATGGTTAACGGTGCAGGACTTGCGATGGCAACAATGGATATCGTCAAGCATTACGGCGGAGACCCTGCCAACTTCCTTGATGTTGGGGGCGGTGCTACTGCAGAGAAAGTTACGGAAGCATTCAAAATCATCCTTTCAGATCCAAATGTTAAGGGTATCTTTGTTAATATCTTCGGCGGCATCATGAAGTGTGATGTCATCGCTACAGGTGTCGTGGAAGCAGCCAAGCAGGTTGGCCTTGAAGTACCGCTTGTAGTCCGCCTGGAAGGTACTAATGTTGATCTTGGAAAACAGATTCTGAACGAATCTGGATTGAATATCATTGCTGCTGAATCAATGGCAGACGGCGCTGAAAAAATCGTTTCATTAGTTAAGTAG
- the trmD gene encoding tRNA (guanosine(37)-N1)-methyltransferase TrmD codes for MNIDVLSIFPEMFEGVFGHSILKKASEKGAAQYNVVNFRDFADNKHQTVDDYPYGGGAGMVLKPQPIFDAVSDLKEQAKSTSPRVILMCPQGERYTQKKAEELAKEEHLIFICGHYEGYDERIREHVITDEISIGDYVLTGGELGAMVVIDSVVRLLPGVLGSEESHIQDSFSTGLLEHPHYTRPADFRGMKVPDVLVSGNHKLIEEWRMKESLRRTLSRRPDLLEEADLTHQQKKWLDELIKLNE; via the coding sequence ATGAATATCGATGTCCTTTCTATTTTTCCAGAAATGTTCGAGGGCGTATTTGGCCATTCGATCTTGAAAAAGGCTTCTGAAAAAGGAGCTGCACAGTACAATGTCGTCAATTTCCGGGACTTTGCTGATAACAAACATCAGACAGTCGATGATTATCCATATGGCGGCGGTGCTGGCATGGTGTTAAAGCCACAGCCAATTTTCGATGCGGTATCTGATTTGAAAGAACAGGCAAAAAGCACTTCGCCAAGAGTGATCCTGATGTGTCCCCAGGGGGAAAGGTACACACAGAAGAAAGCTGAAGAACTGGCGAAGGAAGAACATTTAATATTCATCTGCGGACATTATGAAGGTTATGACGAACGCATCCGTGAGCATGTCATCACCGATGAAATTTCGATCGGCGATTATGTCCTCACAGGCGGCGAGCTCGGGGCAATGGTCGTGATCGACAGCGTTGTACGACTGCTTCCGGGTGTACTGGGCAGTGAAGAGTCCCATATCCAGGATTCTTTCAGCACAGGCCTGCTCGAGCACCCACACTATACCAGACCGGCCGACTTCCGTGGGATGAAGGTTCCGGATGTCCTTGTTTCAGGCAATCATAAGCTGATTGAAGAGTGGAGGATGAAGGAAAGCCTGAGAAGGACGCTGAGCCGGAGACCTGATCTTCTTGAAGAAGCAGACTTGACACATCAGCAAAAAAAATGGCTGGATGAACTGATAAAACTTAATGAATAA
- the ylqF gene encoding ribosome biogenesis GTPase YlqF has translation MTIQWFPGHMAKARREVTEKLKLVDVIFELVDARIPYSSRNPMIDEIIQHKPRIVLLNKADMADKAVTDEWLRYYREKGITALAINSQAGTGLKQIVQESKALLKDKLDRLKSKGVKPRAIRAMIVGIPNAGKSTLINRLAGKNIAQTGNRPGVTKAQQWIKVGKELELLDTPGILWPKFEDQEVGTKLAITGAIKDTILNLQDLTVYALRFLEKYYPERLQERYKLSSLPVDIVELFDEIGDFRGCRMPGGYVDYDKVAELVIREIRTEKLGPLSFERPQDLLRDEDADKQEEN, from the coding sequence TTGACGATCCAATGGTTTCCTGGCCATATGGCCAAGGCTCGCAGAGAGGTCACGGAAAAACTAAAGCTTGTCGATGTCATATTTGAACTGGTGGATGCCAGGATTCCATACTCATCCAGAAATCCGATGATTGATGAAATTATCCAGCATAAGCCAAGAATAGTTTTATTGAACAAAGCAGATATGGCCGACAAAGCTGTCACCGATGAGTGGCTGCGCTATTATCGCGAAAAAGGGATTACTGCACTTGCAATCAACTCGCAGGCCGGGACAGGCTTAAAGCAAATTGTCCAGGAATCAAAGGCCCTGCTTAAGGATAAACTTGACCGCTTAAAGTCTAAAGGAGTCAAGCCAAGAGCGATTCGGGCGATGATTGTCGGGATTCCGAACGCGGGGAAGTCGACATTGATCAACCGTCTTGCCGGGAAAAATATAGCCCAGACCGGGAACAGGCCGGGTGTGACGAAAGCACAGCAGTGGATCAAGGTAGGAAAGGAACTTGAACTCCTTGATACTCCGGGTATCCTCTGGCCAAAGTTTGAGGATCAGGAGGTAGGGACCAAGCTCGCTATAACAGGGGCTATCAAGGATACCATCCTCAATCTTCAGGATTTAACCGTATATGCTTTAAGGTTTTTAGAAAAGTATTACCCTGAGCGGCTGCAGGAGAGGTACAAGCTTTCCTCGCTCCCTGTGGATATCGTTGAGCTTTTCGACGAGATTGGCGATTTCCGGGGCTGCAGAATGCCTGGCGGTTATGTAGACTATGATAAAGTCGCTGAATTGGTAATTCGGGAAATACGCACAGAAAAATTAGGTCCTCTCTCCTTTGAAAGGCCTCAAGACCTGTTGAGGGATGAAGATGCAGATAAACAAGAAGAAAATTGA
- the ffh gene encoding signal recognition particle protein, with translation MAFEGLADRLQNTMQKIRGKGKVSEADVKEMMREVRLALLEADVNFKVVKDFVKKVTERAVGQEVVKSLTPGQQVIKVVKEELTELMGGEQSKIAASNRPPTVIMMVGLQGAGKTTTTGKLANLLRKKYNRKPLLVAADIYRPAAIKQLETLGKQLSMPVFSLGDQVSPVEIAKQAIAKAKEDHNDYVLIDTAGRLHVDENLMDELKQIKELSKPDEIFLVVDAMTGQDAVNVAQSFNEQLGLTGVVLTKLDGDTRGGAALSIRAVTNTPIKFVGLGEKLDALEAFHPERMASRILGMGDVLTLIEKAQANVDEEKAKELEKKMRTASFTLDDFLDQLGQVRKMGPLDEILKMMPGANKIKGMNNLQIDEKQISHVEAIIQSMTANEKTHPEIINANRRKRIAKGSGTSIQEVNRLLKQFEDMKKMMKQMTNMQQKGKKKGGFKLPFNPF, from the coding sequence ATGGCATTTGAAGGATTGGCCGACCGACTGCAAAATACAATGCAAAAGATCCGCGGAAAAGGCAAGGTTTCAGAAGCGGATGTAAAAGAAATGATGCGAGAGGTCCGTCTGGCGCTTCTTGAAGCCGACGTTAACTTTAAAGTTGTAAAAGACTTCGTTAAGAAGGTCACTGAAAGGGCCGTTGGCCAGGAGGTTGTAAAAAGCCTGACACCAGGCCAGCAGGTCATTAAGGTTGTTAAAGAAGAACTAACCGAGTTGATGGGCGGGGAACAAAGCAAGATTGCTGCATCCAATCGCCCGCCGACCGTCATCATGATGGTCGGGCTTCAAGGTGCAGGTAAAACGACTACAACCGGAAAGCTGGCAAATCTCCTTCGCAAGAAATATAACCGCAAGCCTTTGCTTGTAGCGGCGGATATCTACCGCCCGGCTGCCATCAAGCAGCTTGAGACACTCGGCAAACAATTGAGTATGCCGGTATTCTCACTGGGAGACCAGGTCAGTCCGGTTGAAATTGCTAAACAGGCAATTGCCAAGGCGAAGGAAGACCACAATGATTATGTCCTCATCGATACTGCGGGCCGTCTTCATGTGGATGAAAACCTGATGGATGAGCTTAAGCAGATCAAGGAGCTGTCCAAGCCGGACGAAATTTTCCTTGTTGTCGATGCGATGACAGGGCAGGATGCCGTCAATGTTGCCCAGAGTTTCAATGAGCAGCTTGGCTTGACTGGTGTCGTCCTGACGAAGCTTGACGGCGATACTCGTGGTGGTGCAGCACTTTCAATCCGTGCCGTGACCAATACGCCAATCAAATTTGTTGGTCTTGGTGAAAAACTTGATGCACTGGAAGCATTCCACCCTGAAAGGATGGCATCCAGAATCCTTGGCATGGGTGATGTCCTTACTCTGATCGAGAAGGCCCAGGCTAACGTCGATGAAGAAAAAGCGAAAGAGCTCGAGAAAAAAATGCGTACAGCATCATTTACCCTTGATGACTTCCTGGATCAGCTTGGCCAGGTAAGGAAGATGGGGCCGCTGGATGAAATCCTGAAAATGATGCCTGGTGCAAATAAAATCAAGGGCATGAACAATCTTCAAATCGACGAGAAACAAATCTCGCATGTTGAGGCAATCATCCAATCGATGACGGCTAATGAAAAAACTCATCCTGAAATCATCAATGCCAACAGGCGCAAAAGGATCGCGAAAGGAAGCGGGACCTCCATCCAGGAAGTCAACCGCCTGCTCAAGCAATTCGAAGACATGAAAAAGATGATGAAACAGATGACGAACATGCAGCAAAAAGGCAAGAAAAAAGGCGGATTCAAGCTTCCGTTCAACCCTTTTTAA
- a CDS encoding KH domain-containing protein — MKELIETIVKPLVDFPEDVHVNEHEEDQRVTYKLSVNKSDMGKVIGKQGRVAKAIRTVVYAAGSSQQKKIFLEIVE, encoded by the coding sequence ATGAAAGAATTAATTGAGACGATCGTGAAACCCCTTGTTGATTTTCCGGAAGATGTTCATGTGAATGAACATGAAGAGGATCAGCGCGTAACCTATAAGCTTTCCGTCAACAAAAGTGATATGGGCAAAGTAATTGGAAAGCAGGGCCGCGTTGCAAAGGCGATTCGAACAGTAGTCTATGCAGCAGGATCATCACAGCAAAAGAAGATTTTCTTGGAAATCGTCGAATAA
- a CDS encoding EscU/YscU/HrcU family type III secretion system export apparatus switch protein: MKTPKHTRKTAVALGYNAGSMDAPKVMAKGKGLVAQQIIDKAKDHDIPIQEDPSLVEVLSQLELNERIPEELYQAVAEVFSYIYHLDQQAGKRN, translated from the coding sequence ATGAAAACTCCTAAGCATACAAGAAAGACAGCTGTTGCCTTGGGTTATAACGCGGGAAGCATGGATGCCCCGAAAGTGATGGCGAAGGGAAAGGGCCTGGTGGCTCAGCAAATCATAGACAAAGCAAAGGATCATGATATTCCCATCCAGGAAGACCCATCCCTGGTTGAAGTATTGTCACAGCTGGAATTGAATGAAAGAATACCAGAAGAGCTGTACCAGGCAGTCGCCGAGGTTTTTTCCTATATCTATCATCTTGATCAGCAAGCAGGGAAACGAAATTAA
- the rplS gene encoding 50S ribosomal protein L19 has product MQQLIEEITKAQLRTDLPSFRPGDTVRVHVKVVEGTRERIQLFEGVVIKRRGGGISETFTVRKISYGVGVERTFPVNTPKIAKLEVIRRGKVRRAKLYYLRNLRGKKARIKEIR; this is encoded by the coding sequence ATGCAACAATTAATCGAAGAAATCACAAAAGCACAACTTCGCACTGATCTTCCATCTTTCCGTCCTGGTGACACAGTACGTGTACACGTTAAGGTTGTCGAAGGAACTCGTGAACGTATCCAGTTGTTTGAAGGTGTAGTGATTAAGCGTCGTGGTGGTGGAATCAGCGAAACTTTTACAGTTCGTAAGATTTCTTACGGAGTAGGCGTTGAGCGTACTTTCCCTGTTAACACACCAAAAATTGCGAAGCTTGAAGTTATCCGCCGCGGTAAAGTCCGCCGTGCGAAACTTTACTACCTGCGTAACCTGCGTGGTAAAAAAGCTCGTATCAAAGAAATTCGATAA
- the rimM gene encoding ribosome maturation factor RimM (Essential for efficient processing of 16S rRNA): MEKFFNVGKIVNTHGIRGEVRVISRTDFPEERYKIGNTLFLFMPGSKDPEELVVKSHRTHKNFNLLTFEGFDNVNQVERMRGGILKVPETQRGELEEGEFYFQDIIGCTMMTVDGEELGKVIEILTPGANDVWVVKGEKGKEILIPYIEDIVKKVDVKEKMIVIEPMEGLLS; the protein is encoded by the coding sequence ATGGAGAAATTTTTTAATGTCGGAAAGATTGTCAACACTCATGGAATCCGGGGCGAGGTAAGGGTGATCTCGAGGACTGACTTTCCAGAAGAGCGTTATAAAATAGGCAACACACTATTTTTATTCATGCCTGGTTCAAAGGATCCCGAGGAATTGGTCGTAAAAAGCCACAGGACTCATAAGAATTTCAATCTGCTGACATTTGAAGGTTTCGATAATGTCAATCAGGTTGAAAGGATGAGGGGCGGTATCCTCAAGGTTCCTGAGACACAGCGCGGCGAATTGGAGGAAGGCGAGTTCTATTTCCAGGATATTATCGGCTGCACAATGATGACCGTCGATGGTGAAGAACTTGGCAAGGTAATTGAAATCCTTACACCAGGTGCCAATGATGTATGGGTGGTAAAGGGAGAGAAAGGCAAGGAAATCCTGATTCCGTATATTGAGGACATTGTGAAAAAAGTTGACGTCAAGGAAAAGATGATTGTGATTGAGCCTATGGAAGGGCTTCTCTCATGA
- the sucD gene encoding succinate--CoA ligase subunit alpha: MSVFINKDTKVIVQGITGSTALFHTKQMLEYGTKIVGGTSPGKGGTEVEGVPVFNTVKEAVETTGANASVIYVPAPFAADAIIEAVDAELDLAICITEHIPVLDMVKVKRYMEGKKTRLVGPNCPGVITPEECKIGIMPGYIHTKGHVGVVSRSGTLTYEAVHQLTQAGIGQSTAVGIGGDPVNGTNFIDVLKAFNEDPETYAVIMIGEIGGTAEEEAAEWVKANMTKPVVGFIGGRTAPPGKRMGHAGAIISGGKGTADEKIRVMNECGIKVADTPSVMGETLIGVLKEQGLYDKCKTH; this comes from the coding sequence GTGAGCGTATTCATTAATAAAGATACAAAAGTCATTGTTCAAGGGATTACGGGTTCTACAGCCCTTTTCCATACAAAACAAATGCTTGAATATGGTACAAAAATTGTTGGGGGAACATCTCCGGGCAAGGGCGGTACAGAAGTAGAAGGCGTTCCAGTATTCAACACAGTAAAAGAGGCTGTTGAAACCACGGGTGCTAACGCGTCTGTTATCTATGTACCTGCTCCATTCGCAGCAGATGCGATCATTGAAGCAGTGGATGCAGAGCTTGATCTGGCAATCTGTATCACAGAACATATTCCAGTATTGGATATGGTAAAGGTAAAACGTTATATGGAAGGCAAGAAGACTCGTCTTGTAGGCCCTAACTGCCCTGGTGTCATTACTCCAGAAGAGTGCAAGATCGGCATCATGCCAGGTTATATCCATACTAAAGGGCATGTCGGTGTTGTATCACGTTCCGGAACATTGACATACGAAGCTGTACACCAGTTGACACAGGCTGGAATTGGCCAGTCAACAGCTGTAGGTATCGGCGGAGACCCGGTAAACGGCACAAACTTCATCGATGTTTTAAAAGCATTCAATGAAGATCCTGAAACATACGCTGTCATCATGATTGGTGAAATCGGCGGTACGGCTGAAGAAGAAGCGGCTGAGTGGGTCAAGGCAAACATGACTAAACCAGTTGTCGGCTTCATCGGCGGAAGAACGGCGCCTCCAGGAAAGCGCATGGGCCACGCTGGTGCGATCATTTCAGGCGGAAAGGGTACAGCAGACGAAAAGATCCGTGTCATGAACGAATGCGGAATCAAGGTTGCTGATACTCCATCTGTAATGGGTGAAACGCTGATCGGTGTATTGAAGGAACAAGGTTTATACGATAAGTGCAAAACACACTAA